From one Dermacentor silvarum isolate Dsil-2018 chromosome 3, BIME_Dsil_1.4, whole genome shotgun sequence genomic stretch:
- the LOC119446319 gene encoding uncharacterized protein LOC119446319, translating to MSDSSSDESDARLREAAVTVQDIFAKKPGQKKPQESVQEINDATKDTGTTITDLSAECRQFLAKSLSNNLDKQIKIVDKHLEIQDNDNSTGIKLFTDSTVELVELEEPEVQRPRKKHKKSKEKVTDDMLAAIAVTPEWVLQRSGIQGANN from the exons ATGTCGGACAGCAGCTCCGACGAGAGCGATGCACGGCTGCGAGAAGCGGCAGTCACTGTTCAAGATATTTTTGCGAAAAAGCCGGGGCAGAAAAAGCCCCAGGAAAG cgTGCAAGAAATTAATGACGCAACCAAGGACACCGGTACAACCATAACAGACTTGTCAGCGGAATGCAGACAGTTCCTCGCCAAGAGCTTGTCAAATAACTTGGACAA GCAAATCAAGATAGTTGATAAGCACCTTGAAATACAAGATAATGACAACAGCACAG GCATTAAACTTTTTACCGACTCTACCGTGGAATTGGTAGAGCTTGAAGAACCTGAAGTGCAGCGACCTCGTAAGAAACACAAAAAGTCAAAAGAAAA GGTAACCGACGACATGCTCGCAGCCATTGCTGTAACACCGGAATGGGTGCTACAGCGGTCTGGGATCCAAGGTGCTAACAATTAG